One Acropora palmata chromosome 2, jaAcrPala1.3, whole genome shotgun sequence genomic window, ctgAGCCAAGCCAACTTTTTGCCACATAAATAAACACTTTAGCTTGCCTTCCCGGGTCAACTCGGTGGCTACTATTATGCATGGAGCATTCGCATAGCAGGCGGTTTGGTTGGTTTGAATGGAGTAGCCGCGCAAAAGCTGGACCGAGGTGAGAAGAAAAGCTGAGTGGAAGGGGGGCGAGAAGGAAGAGAGAGAAAATggctaatatttgaaaatattaactAAAGGAGCCTTccgacaaaaaataaaagtaataatgaAAGGTTAATATTTGCAACAGTCTTACGAAACTAAAGGAACCTGCCGACAGTAGCAAAAGTAGAGAGCAAAACGCTGGTGATGCCAAAGCCAGTGCGAACTGCACTGGGACTGGAGTCGCTGCTGGTGCATCCACCGCCAAAACAGCTCACCTTGCATTCTTTGGCAGAGCATTTCAAGTCACATCCTCCACCAAAGCAATCCTGCTCACATTTTGCGACATTTGAAGAACAGGTCATTCGGCAGCGTCCTCCGCTACAATCTTGGATGCATTCCTTGGCACTTGAGGGACATTTTAAGTTGCAATTTCCTGATAGGCAATCCTGTCGGCACTTCTCTGCTTCGCACGTGGAGTTGCATCCACCGTGAACGCAAGTTTGATTACACTGCTTTGCCTTTCCCGAGCAGGCTACATTGCACTTTCCCGAGATGCAAAACTGGTTGAACGTCTCAGCATTACTATTGGCGTTACAGCCTCCCGATTTGCAATCTTGAATGCATTCCTTGGGACCTGATGGACATTTCAAGTCGCAATCTCCACTTCCGCAATCCTGTCGGCACTTCTCTGCATTGCACTTGGAGTTGCACCCACCGTGAACGCAAGATTGATTGCACTGCTTTGCACTTCCCAAACAGGTTACTTCGCAATTGCCCCAGGGGCACAACTGATTGAATGTTTCAGCATTACTAATTGCGTTACAGTCTCCCCATGTGCAATCTTGCATGCACTCTCTCACTGATGAGGTGCAAGTCAGATCGCACTGTCACAAGCTCCTAAGGATTCATCGACTGATAGAAAGCTTACGAAAACCACAAGTATCACAATATTCATCATGGTTGCTGAAAAAAGGAGAGTTTGATTAGTGATAGTTGATCAAGGGAATGGTTATGAAGCTCGGCAAACTTCAAAAGGACTGAGAAAAGAGCAAGCATTGATGTTGAGTAAGGCCTCAACCCTGCATCATCTTTTATTTCATGCTCACTAGTTATGCTTAATTGACCACACCCAAACGTTTTCATTGGCTCATTGTCGAATGCATACgggaatgtttttgttttgtgctgGGTCACGGTTGAAAAGGTGAACGAAAAGATTTTAGCATTTAAGCTCctgttttgctttatttttcggTATTTTGGTTTCACATTTTCGGCTTTCGATATCGTTCGGTTTTGAGTTTAGCTTTCGATATTAGTAGTGGTAATAGCACTGAGTAGAGTCCAATTTGCATAGGAAACAGCACGATTTCTAgggggtatttgggataaataccgcgagtgatatttcaaaattcaccaaaataaaACGAGTCGCCGCGGCGGGAGTGATATTTagggagttttgaaatatcacgagccggtatttatcccaaataccccgAAGAAACCGTGTTGGTtcctgtttatactacaaggcaaagaaatttcgTACTTTACGTAactggcgtaatttttacatgtaagtatttcaaatttggcttaaATACTGCTGGCCTTAGCCAATaacattttagaaatttgtcaGCCTGTAGTATAAAGTCTGTAATTATGCAAGTAATTAACAAAATTGAACGACCGTGCGATTTGTTAATCAAGAATATGATTACAAACAGAATTGGATGACACGAGGTCCTGTTACCAAGTAATCATAAATAATACACGATATTAATTACTGAGGGAGAAAAGATTTGGAAGATTTTCCgttttttgattttgtttaaaatttcggTTTTTGAGCCTTATATTGAAGTTTGTGACTGGTTCATTTAAAATGTAGTTTTAATTCTAATTGGTTTAtctaactgtccgattacaaactGTCCCATTACAAGCTGTTTGATTACACGATAGGAAGCCAATTAGTTTAACATAATggtcttttaaaccaatcacattagaggaaatttaacatttatgaTTAACCTTGTATTAAGGCTCTTAGTTTTTTCCTTGGGTTTAGACACAAAACCATCCTCAATTCCTGCCGTAGACGGTATcataaaaattgaattgacACATTCCGTGACACATTCCTGTGATACATGATTTATTTAGATCAAGCACCAGGTTTGGGCCTTCAGTTTTCAGATTTAAACTTTCAGCTcagttttgcaattttgtaaCGAGCAAAGGCGCAAACTGCGGTGACAAACATTACAAGCAAACGCATTATTTGAAGCCAATTACTTGACCTATGTTTCCACATCATTGTACCTCTTCAATAATGACTGTTACCTGAAAAACGTGGAAGCACTTTTCAACGGGGGATCGGTGACGAGTGGCGGGTAGGGAGTGGCGGGTTAGGTTAGCAtatttgtttatatatatatattttcatttcacttgGTGTGGAGGTATCGTAGTCCTCACGTTATGTTGGCAATGAAAGGTTTGTGGTAACAATTCTATTATTCCCTCGAAAGAAACCCGCTCAGGCAATTCTGATCTTTTCAATGTTTCTTCTTTCCATAGTTAGTGCATTCAAGTCTACGTTTTCTGAATTTTGTATAgtcaagtttgcgttttttaaattcaaaagtGTGCGTTtttggaattcaagtttgcgtgTTTGTGTCTAGTGCGAAGCACTGACAGTATGAGAAAACGCTAAAATCCTCTGGTAAGTGCTTCATGTATGGCAAATTATTACGACAAACGAATAAAGTTTCACTGAGGTTTCCCCTACGTGAGATATTACATAAAGCATTCTTTACTGAGTACCAGGAGGGTAGTATCATCGATAATCACTGGTAATTTCTTCGTGACCCGAAATAAACAACCAATGACAAtcctacggtggcccacaagggcaatacaaaaatataagtgaaatataaagtgaaaaattttattcaggATTTACCTTTCCCGCTAAGAATAATCAAAATAACCAGGCACCAGTAATGTTAGCGACCAGGTTCCCGCTGTCTTGTTATATTTTGATCCACAATACATTTCGATCTCAATAGTCTTTCGTTCCCGATGCATTTTGGGGTTGGGAGACGCGCTGTCCCTATTGGCATGTCATACACATATACTGCAGTCACACTTTCTACAGGAGGCAGCCATTACCAAACACGCGCGTAGGATCGCAAAGAGGTCTAGGAAATTATTGAGCCTCGACCCTGGGCCGGGAATATATTTCTGTACTGAAACATACATTTGTGTACTGGAATATATATCGTTGTACTGGaatgtgtttctttttgtactggaatacaTAGAAACTCTTAACGACGATTTGCTTTCTTCGACATGTGTGATACGAGTTGTCCTATCGGTAAGTTACCTTTTAGTTTCTTACTTTGTGATGAATTTCTTACGACGTATTCTCTCAGTACGCCACAGCTTTCGAAGGAAGTGTCAATCCAGCCGAATGAAAGGTTTCGAAAGGCGCTTCATAGTTGAAGATCAAGGTACTTGGAATATAGCGAGTTTCGTCGGCTTAACTGTTATTTCATGACACAAATGATGACAAAATAGATCTTACTTTATCTGAAGATGCTATTCACCAAATTGCTAAGCTTACTAACGATACTGTGGAAGTAAAAGGTCTTACTCAAGCAGACAATCTATTCTGTTTACTTCGCCACACATCTGTATATAACTTATAATCGACGAGGCAAAGTAGTTGAAAATGTAAGTCAGTAGACTGTCatgttattattgatattaatttctcattttgttgttgttacttcACAAGTTGGATGAAAGCTTCTAAAATTTACACAAACTGTTCGTATTTCTTATATATTACATGTACATTGTGGAATTACAAGACAAGAATGACAACAGAATGTCAGTTCAGTAAACAGCCACGTTATTATGGCAATTAGTTCCTCCttttaatgttgttgttttgtgaatTAAAATTCCGCACAAGTCGGATGAAAGGTATTAGTTGAAGTTACACAAACTGTTACTTCCAAGTAGACTGGCAAGGCAAGAATGACATCACAATTAATCTTACTTTAAGATCATTAGATGGTTTTCACCAAATCGCTAAGCTAACTGGCTACGCTGCTGAAGTCTTAAGAACTCTCTCAAGCAGACATAGAATCTATGCTGTAACTTAAAAATTACACAAACTTTTTGTATCTCTCATTTACAACTAGTTGCCTTGAAATAAAGTTGTGTTCAATTCATTTCATCGTTACGAGTGTgatgttaaaaataacaaataactCAATTACCCAGCACTAGACTCATCTACGCATTGCGGACCCATTTTTGTATATGTAACAGGTTTGGCGTGGTCAACCTGAGAGAGCCGAAGCAATTTATTTAAAGCTCAATTCATTAGGGATACAGCGCAAAAATAATATAACCTAAGaaacaaactaaaataaaCGGCAATGACTCATGGAGTTATACTTTGCTAATAGTAAGTCCACTGCCTTTTCTTTGCAGTTAACTGGCTTCGATAGGAATGCTAGAATCGAAGTGAACCACAACTAACGTTTGCTTCTATTTATATCAGATTAACCAACGAGAAACAAGGAACTCCCTACAAGAAAACGATATTTTTGGTCGCCTTGCCAAACCATTTCTTCCCGAAAATAAAACAGGCGCCAGACAAGGATTTCCTTTGCTTAATATTACCATATTACGACGATAACCCAATTTTACTGATAAAAATCATTCGCCGAAAGGAATCACAAAAACCTACTAAATGTCAATGCATTTTACTCATTTTAAATGGTTTTGCTGGCACACGTACTACAATCCATAAAaacagaaatggaaaaatttctGGATTTTGATTAGCACAGAGCATGTCAATTTATCCCAAAAAGTGcataaagttgaaattaaattctTACATATATAGCTGGCGGCTTTTCTTTTACGAGCCCGATAGCCTTCATGCtacattttttcatgtatgtTGTTAGTAATTACATGATTTCCCACCTGCAATTTGTAGTAAAtgagcacgagtaaattttcccacgggctcgtgcaatttgttaatctttgaaaaaatttacttgtggCCTCGAAGATCTTGCGATTACCCAGACAAAAAAGAGGTACACCGTACGTACATGGTCGGACATGAAACACCTGCAAACTAAGTCATGAAAAATGGGAAGTTTTGCAGCGGCCTTTCGtcatttaatttgaaatattaaCAATGCATATAtcaatttgaaatcaactCCTAAAACGAATTTATTCAAAGACAGTGAGCGTTAAACAAAAAGTCAAGACAGTTTATTGCTGGCTTGACAGCTAAATACAGCCAATGCATGCCAACAGCAACTCTGTATTGTTAACTATTCCCCATTTTAGCTTTGTTTGAGTTCAGATTTCCGGGGTTAGAAGGAATTTGACGTTCCAGTGAAACAATTTTCTAGGAAATGATCAAGGTAGTTCTCTCGATTAGCTCAAGTTACACTCACTTCGCTCAATTCGTTCAGGATTTAGTCAAGAATGCTTCTAAGTTTACATCTGAAAGTCAGCTATTCACCGGAGTATCGATCCCCGCTCTCGAGCTCACACAATGTGAAGTGATACTGAACTTTTGTTAGATAAACAACTGCTTTGCCGTACACGGTCAAAAAGCGACTTTCCAACAGCTTGTCGTTAACAGCTGcgctaaccctaaccctagaCCCTAACCACATTCGTTGGGAGCGACTACTGACCTTTCAGGGGTTGAAGAGGAGAGGATAAGAGATTAAAGTTGAATACGAAATTTTACAAGTTTTGGAACCAGAACGATCAAGACATATCTTTCTCATTTTCTATATGATCTTCCCTGACAGTTTTTTGCCGACAGAGGAAATCTATCCGCAGAAAAATTCTTGTTTCGGAACAAGCCTGAATGATGAAGTATCAAAGGTGAGTTACTTACCAAATGAGTAAAGCGTAATCCTGTCTATGACTCAACAGCTTTTCGTACAAAATCAATGTTCCAACTTCTCTCAAAATCGAGCTATTCTGATGACATGTTTCGTGGAATATGTTATCTTAGAAAAGCTAACTGTTATTTGATTGGCTAGAGTATAATCACGTGCTTGGATACTACTCAGCAACGGTGTACTGGATGGAAAGCCATACAGGCGTTGCACCACTCAACAAAGCTTTGACGGTGATTACGCATCGCGCTGATCCATATTTTCCATTAGCTAAACCTTACCTTGAATGACTGTCTAAAGCGAGGggtaaatttgtttttcaggcTTGTTTCCGCATAATGTTCTGATCCCATCCGGAACATCGAGAAACAATTGGGGTCAGTAAATTTTCCATCACAAAAAATCGGGTgacatttgcttcaaatttttatttgcgtCCCTAAGCCCCCAATTATTGCCCAATAAGAATATGGAGAATGTTTtagaaaactgaaatttgaCAAAGTTATACGCTACTTTTTTCCGATGTTGAAATAGATTTAAGTGATTTGACTATCACTCTTTCTAGAAATGATAAAATGTACTCgaaattatcataataattaacCTATTATCATAAATGAGCTGTAgagaaattaatgaaaatgccgaacaaaccaaagcaaaaaaaaacaagaaaagattAATATCTTGAGTTattatttgcattaaattGAAAGGAATAATTGTGGTGAAACGGAATTGGCCCCAGGGAAAACGCTAAAATCACGCCAGGTCATTCTCAAAGCGGTATTTTTTGCTGAAAGTGTGAATGCACTATtaataaaatttggttttatcaaacgagttgataaaggttgaattaccaccgtgaaagatttagaaagctgacgtttcgagcgttagcccttcgtcacagCGAATGCACCACTATTAATGTTACGGTTGGCTAGTTGATCATAATTAAGAtacttatgcaaattagcacGCATCGTAGACACacgggctaacgctcgaaacgtcagctttctaaatctttcacggtggtaattcaacatttatcaactcctttgataaaaccaaacttttgttttcatctcccccaccgacgcagcaccacagtttctttagaaacgaGAAATCCACACATTAGTTGTGTTTGAGTTGTCATAAGAGCAAATTCCTAAAATCTGTTATCTAAATTTCCCCGTCTGCGGGAAATATCTGCAGAATTTCGGCGAAAAATAGGAGACCGGGCGATATACACGCGCCGCGCGAGATCTGGAGGACAAGCAACGCGTGTATTTGCTTTTTGCAGAAATAATAGTCTACTCGCAGTCTAGGAACTTAAAGTAAGATACTCTCACAATTTGTTTGATAGAAAGTTCTAGAGACTACTCACAGTATAAAAGTTCCTAACGCATTCTAGTACAATGATGAACGCTATAGATCATTGCTAACTAAACTTGCTGGTTTTGACTTAAAAGTGATATTTGAGCCACCGACGGAGACTGAAGTCaacatttcgcatgccaggacaATTGTCTCTcccatattttcaaaataatcgTCTCTACCAGTGAAAATATAGTTAACAATACagatgtggtagtgtgaaggcaagttaaataggaaaatagCTCACTTCCCGTTGCCTTCCGTGGCTCAAGGCGTCGCttacttaagctccctattgctCATAAACCCAATATTTTTGCCCAAGATATTCTTTGTTTGGCACAAAAATGTTTGAGGTTGCTTAGTATGTGTAATTGCATGGGCCCAagggcaattaaggattaatttcaggcgtattttcaaagttttcacaaaattgcccgagtcgcgacgcgacgagggcaatttggaaaatttggaaaatacaagtgaaattaatccttaattgcccaAAGGCacttgcgattacttgtttatcatttaaagggcaaaattatcgAGGGCTTCGTTGATCTCTGGTACTTCGTAGCTTccattttgcttattttttcctCTCGTCTTTGCCCATTGTTGGAAAATTTTAGTCTAGTAGTCCgtacttttttttgtgtttttgttctcacttgtGTTTCTTCAATAAACTCTTCGTCGGCTTCTAcaaaacgggaagccattgttgcagaaaattttaatcagcaTTAAATCTTAGCAATAACCTCGTTGTTaagcaactttaaaccaatcgGGATCAAGTAGTCATGCCCTCTTGATTACCAAAAGTGCCCtcgtgattaagaaaaaatgccctctgtctcagccaatcagcactcTGTACTTTTGCCCCGTATGTGATAAAGACCGTAATTTTCTGTGAATTTGTTAATTTCGGTTTTGTTGCCAAATGACCAAGTCAAAGGAAGTCTGGGACTAGTGACGTAAAACCCAGACCTCGGCAAAGAACCACAGGTGTCAACAACACGTTGTAccatcaaattaaagaaatttcatttgaactgcgcATGGAAACAATtctaatgttaatgatcttcgcaggTTTGCTATGCTACTTAAGCATTTGTGCAACTTCCTTTTCCAAGAGCCTTATGTTTTGAAGCGGAGGAATGGATGGTAGGCAAGGAAGAGGGACGTTATGCTCTGGCTCTGGGGCTGTTCTCTCTCTGGGATCTCACGGATTGTCCGCCATATTGACATTACGGAGTTTAAGCAACCccgacaacaacagcaacaagaaCGCCACAAAtattgcatatttgacaatgaaaaacaatagttttgtacatttcacagacgttctcgttctttccacaacgtgaaatgacccgTTTTgaagttgtgtggacgacgagcatatgatgacaaattttgtCGTCTTCTCTCAGaggcgctggttccaattattatttaattccGGGATAGTTAGATCgcattttgcaagcataaaGACTCTGATTAATTCAgtaatgattgcagaaacgcgaagttgcATCTTCTGGTGAGGTTTTCAGACGCtatcgtcgacgtcgtgtttgctttaAACTATCATTATAGCCGACTATTTCCGATTCACGCTCGACTTACGGCCACGGCCAGTTTAAGACCCATTCTAGTGTCATAGTCATTGAACAGAAATTTCGAGTGCAAATGAGCTTTTCATTTACTCTTGTTGAGGATTCCTACATCAGAAGGATAATCTCTAGTATTAAAACTACAGTAACAAAGTCTCCGGTGCTGATGGAATCACTCCACGCCTGCTGAAACTTGCTGAGCCAGGAATTCTCAGTTCTCTTACAAAATTTATTAATCAGTGTATCATTAGTAGTTCCTGGCCGACAGATTGGAAAACTTCCATTATCTCTCCGATCCATAAAAAAGATAGTGAGACTCTAAAGTCTAATTATCGTCCTGTATCTGTGTTACCGGCTGTTTCTAAGATAGCCGAAAGAGTTATCTTTGTTCAGCTATACGagttttttcttgattttctcaGTGTGAATCTGTCCGGTTTCCTGAAAGGACATTCCTGTACAACAGCCCTTCTCAAGATATTAGAGAAAATTTAGACTCTAACGAACATTCTGCAGCAACTACTGTAGATCTTTCCAAAGCATTTGATTCTATTAACCATGATTTGCTACTTGCAAAGCAGTCAGCCGCGTATGGTGTAACTGAAGGCGCCCTACAACTTCTACGTTCTTACATGACCGATCGAAAGTAACATGTCAAGATAAACGGTAATTTGTCAGATTGGCAAACTGTGAAGAGTGGAGTTCCTCAAGGTTCAATCTTGGGCCCCCTCCTtttcaatatatatatgaatgatgcgaattttttaaatatttcgtgtttcttAAGATTCTGTGCCGATGACACTACAGGGTACTCTCGGCTTCAAGCCTTTGTCCATCCACCTTTCAAATGAATCTAAAAAACAACCTTGATCTACTCGTTTCCTGGTTTCGTAAGAACCCTCTTTCGATCAATCATAGTAAATCCCAATCCATGGTCTTCAACAGAGTAACTCTACCTACGtcttttgttattgacagCAACCAACTGGATTACGTTTCGCAATCAAGCTCCTCGGAGTAATCATAAACAATTCACTTTCTTTTGAAGCATATATTAAAGAGATTTGTCGGAAAGTGAATATAAAAGTATCAATTCaagaatatagtggagttgcatcctccagctcatcggctcctgatcTAACTTATTATTCAGATGAACGAAAGCGAGCCATGTCAAATGCTTAAACAACTATCACGTGAATATAGCATCTAGCACCAAAGGCCCATTTACACGGAGTCGCGTAGCCCGGGGAGAGGAGTCACTCGCATATGTGAACTTATACTCTGCGGGGCGAGCTAACTTTTTCTTAATTCCTATAAAAATGCGGCGAACCGTTTgcacaagaacaaaaaaggtagggtcaccctctaAGCCAAGCCAACTTTTTGCCACATAACTTTAGCCCGCCTGCCTGGGTCAATTCGGTAGTGGCTATTACGCATGGAGCATGCGCTGTTGTTTATAATATTACACGTCCTGCATAGAGGCGGTTTGGTTGGTTTGAATCGAGTAGCCGCGGAAAACCCGGACCGAGGTGAGAAGAAAAGCTGAGTGGGAGGGGGCGAGAAGGAAGAGAGAGAAAATGGCTTCTCGCTGTTCCTCCTCccaccctcccctcccccttcCGCCGCCCAAAAAAGAGTTGTTATTCTGTCAGGATTAGCGAAACTTTCGTCATATCAACGCTGGGTTTGGAGGACGATCCTCTTTTCTGGGACATCTTTTGTCCGAATAAACCGGGCCTTACACTATGGCAACAACAAGGGCTTCTTTGAGCATGcttaagaaaatatttgagcacgctaaaaaaaaataaaagtaataatgaAAGGTTAATATTTGCAATAGTCTTACGAAACTAAAGGAGCCTGCCGACAGTAGCAAAAGCCCAGAGCAAAAAGTTGGTGATGCCAAAGCCAGCGCGAACTGCGCCGGAAGTGGAGCTGCCGTGGGTGCACCCACCGCTAAAACAGCTCGCCTTGAATTCTTTGGCAAAGCATTTAAAGTCGCATCCTCCACCAAAGCAATCCTGCTCACATTTTGCCACATTTGAAGAACAGGTCATTCGGCAGCGTCCTCCACTGCATTCTTGGATGCATTCCTTGGCACCTGATTGGCATTTCAACTCGCAATCTCCTGATACGCAAACCTGTCGGCACTTCTCTGCATCGCACTTGGAATTGCATCCACCATGAATGCAAGTTTGATTGCACTGCTTTGCACTTCCCAAGCAGGCTACATTGCACTTTCCCCAGATGCAAAACTGGTTGAATGTCTCAGCATTACTATTGGCGTTACAGCCTCCCCTTGTGCAATCTTGAATGCATTCCTTGGTACCTGATGGACATTTCAACCCGCAATCTCCACTTCCGCAATCCTGTCGGCAGTTTTCTGCATCGCACTTGGAGTTGCATCCACCATGAACGCAAATTTGATTGCACTGCTTTGTACTTCCCAAACAGGCTACTTCGCAATTTCCCCAGGAGCACGACTGGTTGAGTGTTTCAGCATTACTAATTGCTTTGCAGTCTTTCCATTTGCAATCTTGAATGCACTTTCTCACTGATGAGGTGCAAGTCAGATCGCACTTTCCCCATCCGCAGCCCTGATTGCATGATTTGGTAGTAACGTTGCATGTCCCACCAATGCAGGTCTTGCTGTCACAAGCTCCTAAGGATTCATCGACTGATAAAAAGCCTACGAAAACCACAAGTATCACAATATTCGTCATGGTTGCTGAAAAAAGGAGAGTTTGATTAGTTATAGTTCATAGAGGGAATGGTTATGAAGCTCGGCAAACTTCAAAAGGACTGAGAAAAGAGCAAGCATTGATGTTGAGTAAGGCCTCAACCCTGCACAATCTTTTGTTCCATGCGCACTAGTTATGCTTAATTGACCACACCCAAACGTTTTCATTGGCTCATTGTCGAATGCATACgggaatgtttttgttttgtgcagGGTCACGGTTGAAAAGGTGAACAAAAAGATTTTGGCATTTAAGCTCCTggtttgctttatttttcggTATTTTGGTTTCACATTTTCGGCTTTCGATATCGTTCGGTTTTGAGTTTACCTTTCGATATTAGTAGTGGTAGTAgcactgagtggagtccaatttgCATAGGAAATAGTACGGTTTTTaggggtatttgggataaataccgcgagtgatatttcaaaattc contains:
- the LOC141873773 gene encoding uncharacterized protein LOC141873773, with product MQDCTWGDCNAISNAETFNQLCPWGNCEVTCLGSAKQCNQSCVHGGCNSKCNAEKCRQDCGSGDCDLKCPSGPKECIQDCKSGGCNANSNAETFNQFCISGKCNVACSGKAKQCNQTCVHGGCNSTCEAEKCRQDCLSGNCNLKCPSSAKECIQDCSGGRCRMTCSSNVAKCEQDCFGGGCDLKCSAKECKVSCFGGGCTSSDSSPSAVRTGFGITSVLLSTFATVGRFL
- the LOC141873761 gene encoding uncharacterized protein LOC141873761 isoform X2 translates to MTNIVILVVFVGFLSVDESLGACDSKTCIGGTCNVTTKSCNQGCGWGKCDLTCTSSVRKCIQDCKWKDCKAISNAETLNQSCSWGNCEVACLGSTKQCNQICVHGGCNSKCDAENCRQDCGSGDCGLKCPSGTKECIQDCTRGGCNANSNAETFNQFCIWGKCNVACLGSAKQCNQTCIHGGCNSKCDAEKCRQVCVSGDCELKCQSGAKECIQECSGGRCRMTCSSNVAKCEQDCFGGGCDFKCFAKEFKASCFSGGCTHGSSTSGAVRAGFGITNFLLWAFATVGRLL
- the LOC141873761 gene encoding uncharacterized protein LOC141873761 isoform X1, yielding MKLYGGSVEATMTNIVILVVFVGFLSVDESLGACDSKTCIGGTCNVTTKSCNQGCGWGKCDLTCTSSVRKCIQDCKWKDCKAISNAETLNQSCSWGNCEVACLGSTKQCNQICVHGGCNSKCDAENCRQDCGSGDCGLKCPSGTKECIQDCTRGGCNANSNAETFNQFCIWGKCNVACLGSAKQCNQTCIHGGCNSKCDAEKCRQVCVSGDCELKCQSGAKECIQECSGGRCRMTCSSNVAKCEQDCFGGGCDFKCFAKEFKASCFSGGCTHGSSTSGAVRAGFGITNFLLWAFATVGRLL